From a single Accipiter gentilis chromosome 10, bAccGen1.1, whole genome shotgun sequence genomic region:
- the SERF2 gene encoding small EDRK-rich factor 2: protein MTRGNQRELARQKNLKKQSDSGKGKRRDDGLSAAARKQRDSEIMQQKQKKADEKKEGAK from the exons ATGACCC GCGGGAACCAGCGCGAACTGGCGCGGCAGAAGAACCTGAAGAAGCAGAGCGACTCGGGCAAGGGCAAGCGGCGGGACGACGGGCTCTCGGCCGCCGCCCGCAAGCAGAG GGACTCGGAGAtcatgcagcagaagcagaagaaggcGGACGAGAAGAAGGAAGGCGCCAAGTag